In the genome of Oncorhynchus mykiss isolate Arlee chromosome 30, USDA_OmykA_1.1, whole genome shotgun sequence, the window CCAGCAGGTGTTTCAGACCTTCTGCAGGGATATGGGGAGGGAGCACCAGCAGGTGTTTCAGGCCTTCTGCAGGGATATGGGGAGGGAGCACCAGCAGGTGTTTCAGGCCTTCTGCAGGGATATGGGGAGGGAGCACCAGCAGGTGTTTCAGGCCTTCTGCAGGGATATGGGGAGGGAGCACCAGCAGGTGTCTCCAGGCCTTCTGCAGGGATATGGGGAGCGAGCACCAGCAGGTGTCTCCAGGCCTTCTGCAGAGATATGGGGAGGGAGCACCAGCAGGTGTCTCCAGGCCTTCTGCAGGGATATGGGGAGGGAGCACCAGCAGGTGTCTCCAGGCCTTCTGCAGGGATATGGGGAGCGAGCACCAGCAGGTGTCTCCAGGCCTTCTGCAGGGATATGGGGAGGGAGCACCAGCAGGTGTCTCCAGTCCTTCTGCAGGGATATGGGGAGCGAGCACCAGCAGGTGTCTCCAGGCCTTCTGCAGGGATATGGGGAGCGAGCACCAGCAGGTGTCTCCAGGCCTTCTGCAGGGATATGGGGAGGGAGCACCAGCAGGTGCTTTATAATGCAGAGGTCCGCTGGCTTTCCGGTGGTAAACTGTTGGGTCGCTTTTATGAGCTTCAAACATTTCAATTGTGAGGAATGGCTCACCGATGTTGCCTATCTGGAGATTATGCTTGAGCATCTGAATTTGCTCAAAGCGAGGGGGCACAATCGATTTGAACGGACCAAAATGAAAGACTTGCTAAGAACATTGTGTAATATGTCACTGCATGGGTAATTGGATTTCAGTAACATTTTTGGTACTATAAAATGGATTACCGTCAAATGGATTACAGTAACTGTACTGCTAAACAAATTGAGGCCAGTAAGTTACTGTACATTTTACAGGAAATGTTTTTCAGTGTACGTTAGTGTTAGTATCCCAATCCAAAg includes:
- the LOC118945799 gene encoding collagen alpha-2(I) chain-like isoform X2: MGREHQQVFQAFCRDMGREHQQVFQAFCRDMGREHQQVFQAFCRDMGREHQQVFQAFCRDMGREHQQVSPGLLQGYGEGAPAGVSGLLQGYGEGAPAGVSGLLQGYGEGAPAGVSDLLQGYGEGAPAGVSGLLQGYGEGAPAGVSGLLQGYGEGAPAGVSGLLQGYGEGAPAGVSRPSAGIWGASTSRCLQAFCRDMGREHQQVSPGLLQGYGEGAPAGVSRPSAGIWGASTSRCLQAFCRDMGREHQQVLYNAEVRWLSGGKLLGRFYELQTFQL
- the LOC118945799 gene encoding collagen alpha-2(I) chain-like isoform X1 — encoded protein: MGREHQQVFQAFCRDMGREHQQVFQAFCRDMGREHQQVFQAFCRDMGREHQQVFQAFCRDMGREHQQVSPGLLQGYGEGAPAGVSGLLQGYGEGAPAGVSGLLQGYGEGAPAGVSDLLQGYGEGAPAGVSGLLQGYGEGAPAGVSGLLQGYGEGAPAGVSGLLQGYGEGAPAGVSRPSAGIWGASTSRCLQAFCRDMGREHQQVSPGLLQGYGEGAPAGVSRPSAGIWGASTSRCLQAFCRDMGREHQQVSPVLLQGYGERAPAGVSRPSAGIWGASTSRCLQAFCRDMGREHQQVLYNAEVRWLSGGKLLGRFYELQTFQL